Below is a genomic region from Tripterygium wilfordii isolate XIE 37 chromosome 12, ASM1340144v1, whole genome shotgun sequence.
TAAAAAAGGGAACTAGCTTCAAAATAGTAAAAGAGCACTGtactataaaatataaaaatccaTACCTATCTTTTAGCTGGTTCTCCATTTGAAGCCCacctgaaaattgaaaaatcctCCAAAAGATGTCAACCTACATTGTTGCTTGCAATAGTATGAACAAAGTTGTGGAGCAAAGACAATTTAACTATATGAATAAATGGAGCAAATAAACTCAAGTAAACAAAGCACCACATTATAAAAGTTAGCATTATTAAGACTTTTCTGTCCAGCATATATCTTTCACCATATGCATGCTGCTAATCATTATCCTAGTTGCTCTGCTTTGAAGGCTTGTTCATAAAACATTCATGAATGACATCTCTGATATAATTTGCAGCATGAAATCAGTAATTGAACGGTACAACAAAGCAAAAGAGGATACACATGATTTGGGAAACCCAACCTCTGAAATCAAGGTAATCCTTTGTGCCCTTAGTTATTTACTTTTTCCATTTTGTTGTCATTTTATTACTTGGTTTTCTGCTTTAGTGTGTATGCATGGTTACTTTAGAGCATTCCGTCTACTGAGCAGTTGGCACTTTATTTACATCTACCCAACTTACTTCTGAGCAACTCATATTTCATTATACAAATTTGAGGATAATAGAAACAGTGGAACCTTTATCTAGGCTACATTAGAGGAAACGGCTTTCTAGTTGGGCAGTGATTGTGTCACTGTCAATACGAAAAACTTGCATCTCACAAACTTAAGAAATCTGACAAAAGAACATAGTACAGAGTGAAACTTTCATTTGCTTTCATGTCTGCAGTGTATCTTAAATATACCATTAGAAAATACATCCTCGAGAAACTTACTATGCACAAGAGTAGATATGCAATTTAAACTTACTAGTTTTCTGGGGCTTTTAAAAGCTAACCAGCCTCTTTCTGGATGACTTGAGAGTAAAAacctttgtttttgaaattacaTTACAATCTTATTCTAGAAATCTATTTTTGAAATCCGAAATCTAAATACGTAACAAAAATGCATAACTATCAAGAAGTAATTATTTTTCCCATTTCAGCAAGGATCGGATAGATGACACATCACTACTTTCTTTTAGTATAACTCTTGTTCGTAATCAATGAATCATCCAACTACACAAGcaagataaaaaatttaattaaagtcCAAATGATTCAATAAGCCGAACTTAAACAATCCAATCATTAGAGTCAAATTGAGTAGATTATCCCCAACTGCTTCTACCAGGAAtgactttttagtttttaaaatcaTGAATGTGAATTGTATTAGATGAAAATGCATCTAAGAAAAAATTACTGAATACTTTCAAAATCGAAGTCTTCATTAAATTAttactttttcaaaaaataatatctcAAAATTGTTCTTGAAGGCAATCTACATAGTGCACTTTTACATTTCCCAaggttttcatatttttttcctgCGAATATATGCACCAAAATCAgttttcataaaataatttgCCAAACAAGTCTCTGTATCTTTTGACCAAAAGCTATTTTCCAGTATTATTGTTGCAAACCTCTCcgaaaacaaaaccaaacagGCATTCGCACTGTAATAACAGACTCAATTGAAGAGGTATTAAAGCAGAATGCTTTAAATTTTAAAGTGAATTTTAACTATAACGACTGCAAACAAGCAACGGTTGCACTGAAGAACTAAAATATATCTCCTATGTTAACATGCAAGAGTAATATTCAATCAGACCTGCAGTATAGAGTTGCTCGAGCACACATTCCCTAGAGCCTTGCCCCCAGTCAAATATTGGCAAATACAAGGAGGTTAGAGTTTACCACACACAGTCATActtaaaaacacattaaaataaccataatAGGATTTCCAGCATTTAATATGTTCTCGAATAACTGGAAGGAGAAAAATAAGGTCATCAGTTCAAAACATATTCACCATAAGCTAGTTGTATTTTTACCTATTTGAACTGcttgattgaaaaaaataaggtCATCAATTTCTAGACCTACTAGAATTGACTTGTAGACTATCGGCAAATGATGTTTCATCAGATTCAGTGCAAGTCCTTGGATTTTCAGATCTATTACTATCTAAATAAATTCATCAGCTTTGGAAGATGTGTCTATTCTATTTAGAATAACATGTTAAACGAAGAAGATTAACTCTGTTACCAAATgcatttaacttgctagttctggcAAAGGGAGGCAGCAATGTTGAGACAACAACTGCAGAACATGCAAGCGATCCATCGgtacaatttattttttctttgagtCAAAACAAATCACCTATTTCCTGCAgataaaagaaatatatttcaAATACTAGTAAAtgtgaaaattgaaattattttttttacagaCATACAAGAATAAGTATATGATTCATAAATATATTTCTAATTTCTTTTAGCACATAATCAAATTTAGTAGTCTTATATATGCCATCATATTAGGCAAATGATCGGTGAAGAGCTGTCTGGTTTAAGTGTGAAAGACTTGCAAAACTTGGAGAACCAGCTAGAAATGAGCCGTCAGGGAGTCCGTATGAAAAAGGTTTGGAAATCCTATTATTTCGAAATCTTATCACACCCATGCAATTGCATTCCTCAAAATTCAGTTATTTGCATGAAACACAAATGCATGTGACTCACGTGTCAGTTGATTTGCGTAGGACCAAATTCTAATGGATGAGATACAAGAACTGAACCAAAAGGTTACATTTAGGAACCCTGACACTTtatttgctctctctctctctctctttccttctcATTCACTTAAAATCAATTGCCTTTGCTGCAGGGAAACCTCATTCACCAAGAAAATGTGGAACTCTATAAGAAGGTAAACCTAATTCGCCAAGAAAACATAGAATTACAAAAGGAGGTACCATTTTGGATAACTAGCATACACCTCTAGTTGTCCTTGAAAGACTAGCATGGTTGGATTATTAAAGCTAACATAAATTATGAGGCTTTCAATAGCCTTTCTCAATGAAAAAAGTTTTGCATCCCAGGTTTATGGAACAAGAGATGTGAATGGAGCAAACAAGAGTTCTCTCCGCAGTAATGGTCTAGGCATTGAAGAGGACTCAGATGAACCTGTCCATCTCCAGCTTTAGCCAGCCACAACAACAAAACTACAACACCAGCAAGAGCTACAAAATTGGGGTACAGTTTCAACCACAAAACTGATAGCTCATACAAAATAATCGGTTTGAAGCAATGATAAATCACGAACCAAAACTTATTTCATTGGTAACTGCAGCAGGTTGCAACTACAATAACAAGGTGCTACAACCATGACAGATGTTACGGGATTATCATCAAAAATGCCCCTAAGTTAGAAGGTTATGCTTTTGTCAATAAGATGTGGTATGTGAACCACTAACCATTTGATTGAAAAAAAGATTGTGGTTTGGCATGTGTGTAATGAGTAAGGAATCTGGCTGCTTATGTAAAGATAAGATGACATATAATAAAGGAAGGAATTGACTTTCCAAAATTGATCCCTTGTGGCCTTAGTCCTAAAAATGAACAAATGGGgtaaaaggagaaaagaaagaccATCACTAGCAGATAATTGACCAAAATTGACAACTTTTGAAAGACGCAAAAAAATATAAGCATCTCCAGTATGATAACTAAGAAAATAAACTGCAGTCTAGTCTTTCGTAGCGAGTACATACCATCTAGTCTTCAACAATTAACATGATTTCAACTTCAAGATTGATCTTATAACCTGATTGCACTACAAATATCCTGCAATAGAAACAAAATAATCTGTTCAAAGACAAGATAACATAATACATAAAAACATTCAGAAATAGCATACTACATAAGAACATTCAGAAATAGCATACTACATAAAAACATTcataagagaaagaaaaatagaaaggaaTGGACTGGTCCTTAGCGACTTAAAAGCTCTACTGTAAATACACTAAATACCCTGTATATAATAATTCTGTTCCTTCTCTGCCATGGCGCAGAATATGACTCGAGCAATACAAAACTTATACTACTAAGGGCAATTAAGATGAAAACTTTACTAACACAACATCCTATATTGCTTCACCCATAGAGATCACTATGCatgcttgtgtgtgtgtgtagcgTCACTCATATGGCATTCAATGATGGTGGTGGAAGAGTAAACAACGCTCATCGACTCATGCTGTCATACATAGACCCCAAAAGAAATTAAACCCATGACTCCGGGTGGTGGTGAAGCCACCATGCCACTAGGTCAAGGGTTATTTCCATAAGAATTTTCAGGTACAAGAAACAGGCTTCTTTTCGAACAAAGACAAGATCCAATAATAatgtaaaaaaaagatttatgaACTTATTTGAGATGGTAAAAGTACagcttatgaaaaatattgctgaattttttttttttaaatttatcatGGATTATTAAGATCATCAACATGTAAAGCTTGCAACTGGAGCCTCATTTCCAGACCAAATACATCATGCAAAGAAGTGTTTGGCTACAAAACTAAAGATTTTAAATCATTTGATTTTCCTCATATACTAATCGACCTTATTCAAATAGAAAGTGTTTTATTGCTATGTTGATAAAAGAAAACTGGGGTTATTACTTCTGGTGCTGAAAATTCCGCTCTAAAACTTgttgaaacaaaaaacaaactgAATATTCATCTTCAATTATTGCACATAGCAGAAAAAGACATCTGTGGCAAGCTCTAAGACAGCATGAGAATATCTATAAAAGCTCCTACACATGGTGTATATAATAGATTATATTACTCTCACCACAAAACATAAACCCTATGACAGATGCACACTCAACAAAAAATTTTTTTAGCAAAATTCCACGATAAAGAAAATCGATTGACAGAGCAAAGCAAAGCGCAGCATCTACACATATACTGAATCTATCTAGCTATAAGCATAAATAATATCGAATTCATGATGAATTTTAAGTAGACAAGAAAAACCTACTTTATATAGTCAGAAGCAATGACTTGAGTTGGGGAGACTAGTTGACAATGTAAGCAGCAGTAGAAAGGAAAACCAACTTGTAATCTAAATATCTGCATGAATTGATTGAGCTGAAGTGAGACAAGTAAATGCTGTTTCAGCAGAGCTTTAAAAATCAAACTAAGAAATTCCCAATAAATTATGATGCTAAAGTCATTCCTGGGTTCTAGAGTTTAGCCTGATTAACAGTGAAATTATCTATAGAGTGAACTACTACTGCATGAGACTATATCTGACATTGCTTTTCCCATCAGAAATTGAAGAGAAACAGTCGCCAAAGATTGTATAAACAAACCTGTAAGTCCCTCATAAGAAAAGAATCTTCACCACTGAACTGGGTCGATAAGAAAGCTTAGTTGGAAAGCTTAAAATGAAGTAGTAGTTGTCATTGTCATCATTGGGTCTTTTAACACAACAAAATTGGGTTGATAAGAGAAGTTAGTTGGGAGAGAGAGTCCATTAGATCGTTAAATGGCAATACCCTATCGAACACGCAAATTTTGTTCATTTCTAAATATTTTACAGTTCCTAGAATATATGTTTTCCAGCAGAAGAGACACTGATAAACAAAATGAAGATAAAAGaattatacaaatatatgaTAACTAGTGAAATTATGAGTCAAATAATATATCACAGCCAGATCCAGATATTTCCCTAAGAATTTCACAGAGTATTATTATGGTTGAACTTAATATTCATTGTCATATACCAATTCCAAATTCATTGCTTTCAATATGGCATTCATTTGGCTATCTCAAAGCATAGGGGTTACATAGCATCAAGATTAAATAGAGTTATTACATTCTTTCAAAAGAACTATTAGAGTGACTATCCATGAAGTAATATACCGTTCCTCGATGGACACTTGGAcagttcatctcatttgcatttaCCGTTACGGGATGTTCAAAACTTCTTCTCCAATTACCCCATTATTCTTCTCTCAATATATATTTTCTGGTTCCATATATGGTAATAGATCCAATCTAGTACTAAAATATACATCCTCCCAGGCATAGGCCAGTCCACTAGCTGAATTGACAGGAACGAGGTGCAGTGTACAAATTTTTTAACTTCATTGTAGACATGTCTATTCTCCAAATCTCACTAAGCGCTTGCTTGGATTGATGTTTTGAAGAGTTTAGTGAGGAGGGTTAACGAGGGAGGGATAACTTCACCTTGCTTGGATTGTAGGAGGGAGAGTTAAGTGGGGTGAAGGAAGGGGAAAGTTCCCCCTCGCTTAACTCTCCAagtcaacattttgtaacccctcAATTTGGGGGGTTTGTGAGGTGACAGAAAAATTTTGTTTAGCACTTCTTAAATCATCTCATTAACTCACATATCTTACCTCT
It encodes:
- the LOC120010887 gene encoding LOW QUALITY PROTEIN: MADS-box transcription factor 23-like (The sequence of the model RefSeq protein was modified relative to this genomic sequence to represent the inferred CDS: inserted 2 bases in 1 codon; deleted 1 base in 1 codon), translating into MGRGKIVIRRIDNSTSRQVTFSKRRNGLLKKAKELAILCDAEVGVTIFSSTGKLYDFASTSMKSVIERYNKAKEDTHDLGNPTSEIKFWQREAAMLRQQLQNMQAIHRQMIGEELSGLSVKDLQNLENQLEMSRQGVRMKKDQILMDEIQELNQKGNLIHQENVELYKKVNLIRQENIELQKEVYGTRDVNGANKSSLRSNGLGIEEDSDEPVHLQLSQPQQQNYNXPARATKLGYSFNHKTDSSYKIIGLKQ